One window of Leopardus geoffroyi isolate Oge1 chromosome B3, O.geoffroyi_Oge1_pat1.0, whole genome shotgun sequence genomic DNA carries:
- the RPL4 gene encoding 60S ribosomal protein L4 isoform X2, with protein sequence MACARPLISVYSEKGESSGKNVTLPAVFKAPIRPDIVNFVHTNLRKNNRQPYAVSELAGHQTSAESWGTGRAVARIPRVRGGGTHRSGQGAFGNMCRGGRMFAPTKTWRRWHRRVNTTQKRYAICSALAASALPALVMSKGHRIEEVPELPLVVEDKVEGYKKTKEAVLLLKKLKAWNDIKKVYASQRMRAGKGKMRNRRRIQRRGPCIIYNEDNGIIKAFRNIPGITLLNVSKLNILKLAPGGHVGRFCIWTESAFRKLDDLYGTWRKAASLKSNYNLPMHKMLNTDLSRILKSPEIQRALRAPRKKIHRRVLKKNPLKNLRIMLKLNPYAKTMRRNTILRQAKNHKLRMDKAAAALEAKSEEKGVPGKKPVVGKKGKKAVGVKKQKKPLAGKKPATTKKPVAEKKPAEKKPTTEEKKPA encoded by the exons ATG GCGTGTGCTCGTCCATTGATATCCGTGTACTCCGAAAAGGGGGAGTCATCTGGCAAAAATGTTACTCTGCCTGCTGTATTTAAGGCTCCCATTCGACCGGACATCGTGAACTTTGTTCACACCAACTTGCGCAAAAACAATAGACAGCCATATGCTGTCAGTGAATTAGCAG GTCATCAAACCAGTGCTGAGTCTTGGGGTACTGGCAGAGCCGTGGCTCGAATTCCCAGAGTTCGAGGTGGTGGAACTCACCGTTCTGGCCAGGGTGCTTTTGGAAAT ATGTGTCGTGGGGGCCGCATGTTCGCACCAACCAAAACTTGGCGCCGTTGGCACCGCAGAGTGAACACAACACAGAAGCGATATGCCATCTGCTCTGCCCTGGCTGCCTCAGCCTTACCAGCACTGGTCATGTCTAAAG GTCATCGTATTGAGGAAGTTCCGGAACTTCCTTTGGTGGTTGAAGATAAAGTTGAAGGCTACAAGAAGACCAAGGAGGCTGTTTTGCTTCTTAAGAAACTTAAAGCCTGGAATGATATCAAAAAG GTCTATGCCTCTCAACGAATGAGAGCTGGCAAGGGCAAAATGAGAAACCGTCGTCGTATCCAGCGCAGGGGACCCTGCATCATCTATAATGAGGACAATGGTATCATCAAGGCCTTCAGAAACATCCCCG gaatTACTTTGCTTAATGTAAGCAAACTGAACATTTTGAAACTTGCTCCTGGTGGGCATGTGGGACGTTTCTGCATCTGGACTGAAAGTGCTTTCCGCAAGTTGGATGATCTGTATGGCACTTGGCGTAAGGCTGCCTCCCTCAAGAGTAACTACAA ccttcCCATGCATAAGATGCTTAATACAGACCTTAGCAGAATCTTGAAGAGCCCTGAGATCCAGAGAGCCCTCCGAGCACCACG CAAGAAGATTCATCGCAGGGTCCTCAAGAAGAATCCACTGAAAAACCTGAGAATCATGTTGAAGCTGAACCCATATGCAAAGACAATGCGCCGGAACACCATTCTTCGCCAGGCCAAGAAC CACAAACTCCGGATGGATAAGGCCGCAGCAGCCTTAGAAGCCAAATCCGAGGAGAAGGGCGTTCCAGGCAAGAAGCCTGTggtagggaagaaaggaaagaaggctgTTGGTgttaagaagcagaaaaaacCCTTGGCAGGAAAAAAGCCTGCAACAACCAAGAAGCCAGTAGCTGAGAAGAAGCCTGCAGAGAAGAAACCCACCACGGAAGAAAAGAAACCTGCATAA
- the RPL4 gene encoding 60S ribosomal protein L4 isoform X1: MGDTVALRCKPLEKVEQKETWPVFVLACARPLISVYSEKGESSGKNVTLPAVFKAPIRPDIVNFVHTNLRKNNRQPYAVSELAGHQTSAESWGTGRAVARIPRVRGGGTHRSGQGAFGNMCRGGRMFAPTKTWRRWHRRVNTTQKRYAICSALAASALPALVMSKGHRIEEVPELPLVVEDKVEGYKKTKEAVLLLKKLKAWNDIKKVYASQRMRAGKGKMRNRRRIQRRGPCIIYNEDNGIIKAFRNIPGITLLNVSKLNILKLAPGGHVGRFCIWTESAFRKLDDLYGTWRKAASLKSNYNLPMHKMLNTDLSRILKSPEIQRALRAPRKKIHRRVLKKNPLKNLRIMLKLNPYAKTMRRNTILRQAKNHKLRMDKAAAALEAKSEEKGVPGKKPVVGKKGKKAVGVKKQKKPLAGKKPATTKKPVAEKKPAEKKPTTEEKKPA; the protein is encoded by the exons ATGGGCGACACGGTCGCTCTCAG GTGTAAGCCTTTGGAGAAGGTTGAGCAAAAAGAAACATGGCCAGTATTTGTACTG GCGTGTGCTCGTCCATTGATATCCGTGTACTCCGAAAAGGGGGAGTCATCTGGCAAAAATGTTACTCTGCCTGCTGTATTTAAGGCTCCCATTCGACCGGACATCGTGAACTTTGTTCACACCAACTTGCGCAAAAACAATAGACAGCCATATGCTGTCAGTGAATTAGCAG GTCATCAAACCAGTGCTGAGTCTTGGGGTACTGGCAGAGCCGTGGCTCGAATTCCCAGAGTTCGAGGTGGTGGAACTCACCGTTCTGGCCAGGGTGCTTTTGGAAAT ATGTGTCGTGGGGGCCGCATGTTCGCACCAACCAAAACTTGGCGCCGTTGGCACCGCAGAGTGAACACAACACAGAAGCGATATGCCATCTGCTCTGCCCTGGCTGCCTCAGCCTTACCAGCACTGGTCATGTCTAAAG GTCATCGTATTGAGGAAGTTCCGGAACTTCCTTTGGTGGTTGAAGATAAAGTTGAAGGCTACAAGAAGACCAAGGAGGCTGTTTTGCTTCTTAAGAAACTTAAAGCCTGGAATGATATCAAAAAG GTCTATGCCTCTCAACGAATGAGAGCTGGCAAGGGCAAAATGAGAAACCGTCGTCGTATCCAGCGCAGGGGACCCTGCATCATCTATAATGAGGACAATGGTATCATCAAGGCCTTCAGAAACATCCCCG gaatTACTTTGCTTAATGTAAGCAAACTGAACATTTTGAAACTTGCTCCTGGTGGGCATGTGGGACGTTTCTGCATCTGGACTGAAAGTGCTTTCCGCAAGTTGGATGATCTGTATGGCACTTGGCGTAAGGCTGCCTCCCTCAAGAGTAACTACAA ccttcCCATGCATAAGATGCTTAATACAGACCTTAGCAGAATCTTGAAGAGCCCTGAGATCCAGAGAGCCCTCCGAGCACCACG CAAGAAGATTCATCGCAGGGTCCTCAAGAAGAATCCACTGAAAAACCTGAGAATCATGTTGAAGCTGAACCCATATGCAAAGACAATGCGCCGGAACACCATTCTTCGCCAGGCCAAGAAC CACAAACTCCGGATGGATAAGGCCGCAGCAGCCTTAGAAGCCAAATCCGAGGAGAAGGGCGTTCCAGGCAAGAAGCCTGTggtagggaagaaaggaaagaaggctgTTGGTgttaagaagcagaaaaaacCCTTGGCAGGAAAAAAGCCTGCAACAACCAAGAAGCCAGTAGCTGAGAAGAAGCCTGCAGAGAAGAAACCCACCACGGAAGAAAAGAAACCTGCATAA
- the SNAPC5 gene encoding snRNA-activating protein complex subunit 5 isoform X1: MLSRLQELRKEEETLLRLKAALHDQLNRLKVEELALQSMISSRRGDEVLPSQPASEQPHDQMLVHVDNEASINQTALELSTRSHVPEEEEEEEEEEESDS, encoded by the exons ATGCTGAGCCGGCTCCAGGAGCTGCGCAAGGAGGAGGAGACGCTGCTCCGGTTGAAGGCGGCCCTGCACGACCAGCTGAACCGGCTCAAG GTTGAAGAACTAGCCCTCCAATCAATGATTAGTTCTAGAAGAGGGGATGAAGTGCTCCCTTCTCAGCCCGCATCTGAACAGCCACATGAT CAGATGTTGGTACATGTAGACAATGAAGCATCAATCAACCAAACTGCACTGGAGTTGAGCACAAGGAGCCATgtgccagaggaggaggaggaggaggaggaggaggaggaatcagATTCTTGA
- the SNAPC5 gene encoding snRNA-activating protein complex subunit 5 isoform X2, protein MLSRLQELRKEEETLLRLKAALHDQLNRLKVEELALQSMISSRRGDEVLPSQPASEQPHDMLVHVDNEASINQTALELSTRSHVPEEEEEEEEEEESDS, encoded by the exons ATGCTGAGCCGGCTCCAGGAGCTGCGCAAGGAGGAGGAGACGCTGCTCCGGTTGAAGGCGGCCCTGCACGACCAGCTGAACCGGCTCAAG GTTGAAGAACTAGCCCTCCAATCAATGATTAGTTCTAGAAGAGGGGATGAAGTGCTCCCTTCTCAGCCCGCATCTGAACAGCCACATGAT ATGTTGGTACATGTAGACAATGAAGCATCAATCAACCAAACTGCACTGGAGTTGAGCACAAGGAGCCATgtgccagaggaggaggaggaggaggaggaggaggaggaatcagATTCTTGA
- the SNAPC5 gene encoding snRNA-activating protein complex subunit 5 isoform X3, whose amino-acid sequence MISSRRGDEVLPSQPASEQPHDMLVHVDNEASINQTALELSTRSHVPEEEEEEEEEEESDS is encoded by the exons ATGATTAGTTCTAGAAGAGGGGATGAAGTGCTCCCTTCTCAGCCCGCATCTGAACAGCCACATGAT ATGTTGGTACATGTAGACAATGAAGCATCAATCAACCAAACTGCACTGGAGTTGAGCACAAGGAGCCATgtgccagaggaggaggaggaggaggaggaggaggaggaatcagATTCTTGA